A genomic region of Eriocheir sinensis breed Jianghai 21 chromosome 42, ASM2467909v1, whole genome shotgun sequence contains the following coding sequences:
- the LOC127009843 gene encoding uncharacterized protein LOC127009843, whose protein sequence is MEAAGRGGRKARRRRGKKNMKIIGNPAECPVCMTGYDGTVHRPRTLPCGHTLCTLCVDQLEEQGRIACPECRVSHAVPEGGQFPVSYAIEALIRMMRDAKVAAAAAVSPPPSAGEGEGAAAAAAAASSKKEAAGLSKKMRSFLQEQEATVVAAITACREAQLQLDQYQTTLAGWGERQQQLEDRLLGLVDESRSARELLRQEEFRAAAKEEELKKEEQGLQAVLETLRTLTTEQEAGAAVTEMVRCACEAEQAVQECRECFPDASTVTTASKVNVASSAALEAVQAALETLTTEEPRPQADPESTVMDRLHLICTGSLTAEDLRSLTQPARRLMEAGPVFAVYQAEGHRQHARISLEAGQLCLHTLKDHPPPRGAATLQVNEVVPPSPPCTVFLDLSWPGSSPRRVQIRLSPDTPRGRQLLLLCTGQRGPSYVNTRLYGVGKKGQAGEFVMGGDYESNDGRGSSVLLPGLDEGEYRKSGRGGAVFGLRWTDPTRGECGDFGIYTRDSQDGRGSRRVFGEVVDGLHVVAEAAQHRDITEVTVADCGVVLSSGYHHHHHHHSDNMDLIIVSVLMLSCIFWVVHVFLYINHFINT, encoded by the coding sequence ATGGAGGCTGCAGGGAGGGGCGGTAGGAAGGCACGGCGGAGACGGGGTAAGAAGAACATGAAAATTATCGGCAACCCTGCGGAGTGTCCAGTGTGCATGACAGGCTATGATGGCACCGTGCACCGGCCGCGCACCCTGCCCTGTGGCCACACTCTCTGCACGCTGTGCGTAGATCAGCTGGAGGAGCAGGGCCGTATTGCCTGCCCAGAGTGCCGCGTCAGCCACGCCGTGCCCGAGGGAGGGCAGTTCCCTGTCAGCTATGCTATTGAGGCCCTCATAAGGATGATGAGAGACGCTaaggtggcagcagcagcagcagtctcgccgccacccagtgccggggaaggggaaggagcagcagcagcagcagcagcagcatctagcaagaaggaggcggcgggtctctccaagaaaatgcgttccttcctgcaggaacaggaggccacagttgtggccgccatcaccgcctgccGGGAGGCTCAGTTGCAGCTAGACCAGTACCAGACGACCCTGGCAGGCTGGGGCGAGCGGCAGCAGCAGTTGGAAGACAGGCTACTGGGACTGGTGGACGAGAGCAGGAGTGCCAGGGAGCTCCTGCGGCAGGAAGAGTTCCGTGCggcggccaaggaggaggagctgaagaaggaggagcaggggctGCAGGCCGTGCTGGAGACGTTGCGCACCCTTACAACAGAGCAAGAAGCAGGCGCGGCGGTGACTGAAATGGTTCGTTGCGCTTGCGAGGCAGAGCAGGCGGTGCAGGAGTGCCGAGAGTGTTTTCCTGATGccagcaccgtcaccaccgccagcaaGGTGAACGTGGCATCTAGTGCAGCCCTGGAGGCTGTCCAGGCAGCTCTGGAAACACTTACTACAGAGGAGCCCAGGCCCCAGGCAGACCCAGAATCCACCGTCATGGACAGACTGCACCTCATCTGTACAGGGAGCTTGACGGCCGAGGACCTCCGTAGCCTGACGCAGCCCGCCAGGCGCCTGATGGAGGCTGGTCCGGTTTTTGCTGTCTACCAAGCGGAAGGTCATCGCCAACACGCAAGAATAAGCCTTGAAGCCGGCCAACTGTGCCTCCACACCCTGAAGGACCATCCCCCGCCACGGGGCGCGGCAACCCTGCAGGTGAACGAGGTTgtgccgccctcccccccctgcacggTGTTCCTGGACCTGTCCTGGCCGGGCAGCTCGCCGCGGCGGGTCCAAATCCGTCTGAGCCCCGACACCCCGCGGGGCAGACAGTTATTATTGTTGTGCACGGGGCAGCGCGGCCCCTCCTACGTTAACACCAGGTTGTACGGGGTGGGAAAGAAGGGGCAGGCAGGAGAGTTTGTGATGGGCGGGGACTACGAAAGTAACGATGGTCGTGGATCATCCGTCCTGCTGCCTGGCCTTGATGAGGGTGAGTACCGTAAGTCAGGCCGGGGGGGGGCTGTGTTTGGGCTGCGGTGGACTGACCCTACCCGGGGTGAGTGTGGTGACTTTGGCATCTACACCAGAGACTCTCAGGATGGTCGTGGCTCGCGTCGTGTCTTCGGTGAGGTGGTGGACGGACTGCACGTGGTGGCCGAGGCAGCCCAACACAGGGACATTACGGAGGTGACTGTGgcggactgtggcgtggtgttgagtagtggctaccaccaccaccaccaccaccacagcgacaATATGGACTTGATTATCGTTAGTGTTTTGATGTTATCCTGTATTTTTTGGGTCgttcatgtttttttatatattaatcaTTTCATAAACACTTGA